A genomic segment from Lignipirellula cremea encodes:
- a CDS encoding HlyD family secretion protein, which yields MPASTTLQLPALRLVQSSRIAWRLANGLLLLLLLSVIGMLFTPWQQSAKGVGKVVAFVPGERQQTVTSPVKGVAIRIGEGIVEGVKVKRGDFIVEIEPSAANLVEQLRGAARDLDAKQATAQVKAEVYGRNIVDFEAAKEAAVDAADELIAAAKAKWDAKHRLEPGYEAKLLQARQNYERQLSLLQKGVQSEKEVEKLYKDLEVAQAELESIQLEIAAAEEEWKAKQSERTQKEREAETKVDYARAMQQDALGLLATTQKEKREVDIKLSELERLIINAPRDGTLFRMNIFERGQMLKEGDELFTIVPDTTERAVELWINGNDTPLIRTGDHVRLQFEGWPAIQFAGWPSVAVGTFGGEVMTIDPTDNGSGQFRILVQPGADADWPQDRFLRQGVRSNGWVMLSQVPLGYEIWRQLNGFPPVISKEEPGKQEKGEKKKVKLPK from the coding sequence ATGCCCGCTTCCACAACGCTTCAGCTTCCCGCATTGCGACTGGTGCAGTCTTCGCGCATTGCCTGGCGTTTAGCGAACGGGCTGTTGTTGCTCCTGTTGTTAAGCGTGATCGGCATGCTATTTACGCCCTGGCAACAATCGGCCAAAGGCGTCGGCAAAGTGGTCGCTTTTGTGCCGGGAGAACGGCAACAAACGGTGACTTCGCCGGTCAAGGGTGTCGCGATCCGCATCGGCGAGGGGATCGTGGAAGGCGTCAAAGTGAAACGCGGCGATTTTATTGTGGAGATCGAACCGTCCGCCGCCAACCTGGTCGAACAACTACGCGGCGCCGCCCGCGACCTGGACGCCAAGCAGGCGACCGCACAAGTTAAAGCAGAAGTCTACGGCCGAAACATTGTGGACTTTGAAGCCGCCAAAGAGGCCGCCGTGGACGCCGCCGACGAACTCATCGCCGCCGCCAAAGCCAAGTGGGACGCTAAACATCGCCTGGAGCCCGGTTACGAAGCCAAACTGCTGCAGGCCCGGCAAAACTACGAGCGGCAGCTGTCGCTGTTACAAAAGGGCGTACAGTCGGAAAAAGAGGTCGAAAAACTGTACAAAGACCTGGAGGTCGCGCAAGCCGAACTGGAGTCCATTCAGCTGGAAATCGCCGCCGCCGAAGAAGAATGGAAAGCCAAACAAAGCGAACGCACCCAGAAGGAACGCGAAGCCGAAACCAAAGTGGATTACGCCCGGGCGATGCAACAGGACGCCCTGGGATTGCTGGCGACAACCCAGAAAGAAAAGCGAGAGGTCGATATCAAGCTCTCCGAGCTGGAACGTCTGATCATCAACGCTCCCCGCGATGGAACGCTCTTTCGAATGAACATTTTTGAACGCGGACAAATGCTCAAGGAAGGGGACGAACTGTTCACCATCGTGCCGGATACGACCGAACGCGCCGTCGAGTTATGGATCAACGGAAACGACACGCCGTTGATCCGCACCGGCGACCATGTGCGACTGCAGTTTGAAGGATGGCCCGCGATCCAGTTTGCGGGCTGGCCGTCTGTCGCGGTGGGCACCTTTGGCGGCGAAGTGATGACGATCGACCCGACCGACAACGGCAGCGGACAGTTTCGCATTCTCGTACAACCCGGAGCCGACGCCGACTGGCCCCAGGATCGCTTTCTTCGCCAGGGCGTACGCAGCAATGGCTGGGTCATGCTCAGCCAGGTGCCGCTGGGATATGAAATCTGGCGCCAGCTGAACGGCTTCCCTCCTGTGATTTCCAAAGAAGAGCCAGGCAAACAGGAAAAGGGCGAGAAGAAGAAAGTGAAGCTCCCGAAATGA
- a CDS encoding peptidase domain-containing ABC transporter, producing the protein MTRRTDQADDSALQRGALRLLERFSQKANLTFDHTFARRALSEAVYSVSGDDSQAWVRRLVEAGESLRLRIRSLDCTLKEALAIVAQGMPVAFCEDRNGGQLQWSFLSERRGRKVRVSPLLEEEPDRWMTTRQLGKMLDSDPTTSRFRCVIGEAALGCQAPEGISLRGGKPLARLFALLRPERKDLWMVLIFSVVVGVLALASPIAVEALVNTVAFGRYLQPVLVLALLLFTFLAFAAAMRTLITYIVEVFQRRLFIRTVEDLAYRLPRIQQTEFDTVHGPELVNRFFDIVTVQKTASALLLDGVSIVLQTVIGMTVLAFYHPFFLGYDVVLLMLIGFVVFVLGHGAVKTAIKESKAKYAIADWLEELARHTTAFKLHSGAPYAMERADQLAMNWLNARQGHFRVILRQILFALGLQAAAATALLGLGGWLVIHGELTLGQLVAAELIVMMIVGSFAKLGKHMEGFYDLLASIDKLGALFDLRTEAQDKLLHVRDGAAAEINVRDVSYQYPGRKVIPGLTFHLNPGEVVALVGGPGSGKSTLIDLLCGLRTPSSGVIELDGIDLRSLRPDSLREHLSLARDTEIFQGTIRENVDLTRSNLCARDVQEALTTVGLMEELSTLPDGLETKLQTNGAPLSASQTTRLMLARAIVGRPRLLLIDGALDRLSDDLCSQLLADLTRSNAPWTLLIASGRSEVIDSCQRSIAMDEKNSVPADEAS; encoded by the coding sequence ATGACGCGTCGCACCGATCAGGCTGACGACTCCGCGCTTCAGCGGGGCGCACTGCGTCTTTTGGAGAGGTTTTCCCAGAAGGCCAATCTGACTTTTGACCACACTTTCGCCCGCCGGGCGCTCAGTGAAGCGGTGTACTCCGTTTCCGGAGACGACTCGCAGGCCTGGGTCCGCCGCCTGGTGGAAGCGGGCGAAAGTTTGCGGTTGCGCATTCGATCGTTGGATTGCACGCTCAAGGAGGCCCTGGCGATTGTGGCCCAGGGAATGCCCGTTGCGTTTTGCGAGGACCGGAACGGGGGCCAGCTCCAGTGGAGTTTCCTGAGCGAGCGGCGCGGGCGTAAAGTTCGCGTTTCTCCCCTGCTGGAAGAGGAGCCTGATCGCTGGATGACGACGCGACAGCTGGGCAAGATGCTGGATTCGGACCCGACGACCAGTCGCTTCCGCTGCGTCATCGGCGAGGCGGCGTTAGGCTGCCAGGCGCCGGAAGGGATCAGCCTGCGCGGCGGAAAGCCGTTGGCTCGCTTGTTCGCTCTCTTGCGGCCGGAGAGAAAAGATCTGTGGATGGTCCTGATCTTTTCGGTGGTGGTCGGCGTTTTGGCGCTGGCTTCGCCGATTGCGGTCGAGGCCCTGGTGAATACGGTCGCTTTCGGCCGCTACCTGCAGCCGGTTCTAGTGCTGGCCCTGTTGCTGTTCACGTTCCTGGCGTTTGCGGCGGCGATGCGAACGCTGATTACCTACATTGTCGAAGTCTTCCAGCGACGCCTGTTCATTCGCACCGTGGAGGACCTGGCGTATCGTCTGCCGCGGATCCAGCAAACAGAGTTCGATACGGTTCACGGGCCCGAACTGGTGAATCGGTTCTTCGATATTGTGACGGTGCAAAAAACAGCGTCGGCGCTGCTGCTGGATGGGGTCTCGATCGTTTTGCAAACGGTCATCGGCATGACCGTGCTGGCGTTCTATCATCCGTTTTTTCTGGGATACGACGTTGTCTTGTTGATGTTGATCGGGTTTGTCGTATTCGTTCTGGGACACGGCGCCGTGAAGACGGCGATCAAAGAATCCAAGGCCAAATACGCCATTGCGGATTGGCTGGAAGAACTGGCCCGCCACACCACCGCGTTCAAGCTGCACTCCGGCGCGCCGTACGCGATGGAACGGGCCGATCAGCTGGCGATGAACTGGCTCAACGCACGCCAGGGTCATTTTCGGGTGATCCTGCGGCAGATCCTCTTCGCCCTTGGTCTCCAGGCGGCCGCGGCGACCGCGCTGCTGGGCCTGGGCGGCTGGCTGGTCATCCACGGGGAACTGACGCTGGGCCAGCTCGTGGCGGCGGAGCTGATCGTGATGATGATCGTCGGCTCGTTCGCCAAACTCGGCAAGCATATGGAGGGGTTCTACGACTTGCTGGCCTCGATCGACAAATTAGGGGCGTTGTTCGATCTGAGAACAGAGGCTCAAGACAAGCTGCTGCACGTTCGCGACGGAGCCGCTGCCGAGATCAATGTACGGGACGTCAGCTATCAATACCCTGGCCGGAAAGTTATCCCCGGTTTGACGTTCCACCTGAACCCCGGCGAGGTCGTCGCTTTGGTCGGCGGCCCTGGCTCCGGCAAGAGCACGCTGATCGACCTGTTGTGCGGCCTGAGAACTCCCAGCAGCGGCGTGATCGAACTCGACGGGATCGATCTGCGATCGCTGCGGCCGGACTCCTTGCGCGAGCATCTGTCCCTGGCGCGGGACACCGAGATTTTCCAGGGCACCATTCGCGAGAACGTCGATCTGACCAGAAGCAACCTCTGCGCCAGGGATGTGCAGGAAGCGCTAACGACCGTCGGCCTGATGGAGGAACTGTCGACTCTGCCCGACGGCCTGGAAACCAAACTGCAGACCAACGGCGCTCCGCTTTCCGCCAGCCAGACCACGCGGTTGATGCTGGCCCGAGCGATCGTCGGACGGCCTCGGTTGCTGCTCATCGACGGCGCCCTGGACCGTTTGTCGGATGACCTCTGCAGCCAGCTCCTGGCCGATCTCACCAGGTCGAACGCCCCCTGGACGTTATTAATTGCTAGCGGCCGCAGTGAAGTGATTGATAGCTGCCAGCGCAGCATCGCCATGGACGAAAAAAACAGCGTCCCCGCAGACGAAGCTTCCTGA
- the ppc gene encoding phosphoenolpyruvate carboxylase: MSSGPSHNAVLRQEINELGELLGDILRQLAGEEQFQIVEKVRHLARRRREGDRAAEKELATLLAELEEETLRVVIRAFSIFLDLSNLAEDRQRVRVLRRRVLQDDQQAYGESIVDAVTQLAASGASAGDMQRLLDQTAIELVFTAHPTEAKRRSVRSKLRAIRESLDIPAEPMSPREQEQRLLKIQAELAKLWMTDVIRPSRPTVLQEVQRGLSIRHVLWETTPRIFDELRQALRKVYPDVAFRLRHCITFGSWIGGDRDGHPGVTTAITEQTFTWLRLAAIDLHQDSARKLARSLSLSNRQANLGEELPKRLQEAIARWPQLESILEEVSPYEIPRCWLSVIDWRLEQTKACDLSDADTPLGAYASAAELADDVSVLHASLSSLASGALLSKDLADWLDRIGVFGFHLAKLDVRQHSQRFDAVIQEVQKQADAGQAAAEESESDRCKRLVDGLANPLAIDFSSLSSDSQETWALFRLLQRVRRKYGPDALGGIVISMATAPSDVLGVLWLWRQTSPSDDRALQNCPPIMPLFETISDLKQAPESLEALLGIASYREILREQGDRQTIMLGYSDSTKDGGYLSACWSLYRCQQKLYAIAAQAGVKLTFFHGRGGSLGRGGGPAARSILSLPSATFHGSLRLTEQGEVLAERYDEPAIAHRHLEQVLWSCLLAAGLPRPAVSPAWQDLLQSLADSSLTAYREFTGLPGFVSFFRKATPIAQIEQLPIGSRPSRRQGGMEIRDLRAIPWVFSWTQARCLVPAWYGLGSAIESACADPAQLALLRTMYQEWPFFQATIDNAELALSKSDLAIAQLYAQLAQDSKALISIGDAIAQEFAAARRAVLLVNGQEQLLDGTPWLQESIQARNRYIDPLNLIQIELLRRRRDDQNERTPEKQEELDHLLALTIKGLAAGMRTTG; encoded by the coding sequence ATGTCATCCGGCCCCTCGCACAACGCCGTCCTGCGTCAGGAGATCAACGAATTAGGGGAGCTGCTAGGCGATATCCTCCGTCAACTGGCGGGCGAAGAGCAGTTTCAAATCGTTGAGAAAGTCCGTCATCTGGCGCGGCGACGACGGGAGGGCGACCGGGCGGCGGAAAAAGAACTCGCAACCCTGCTGGCCGAGCTGGAAGAGGAGACCCTGCGCGTGGTCATTCGCGCGTTTAGCATCTTTCTTGATCTCTCCAATCTGGCCGAAGATCGCCAGCGGGTCAGGGTGCTCAGGCGTCGGGTCCTGCAGGACGACCAGCAGGCCTACGGCGAATCGATCGTCGATGCCGTAACGCAACTGGCCGCTTCGGGAGCGTCGGCCGGCGACATGCAGCGGTTGCTGGACCAGACCGCGATCGAACTGGTTTTTACCGCGCACCCCACCGAGGCCAAACGGCGCTCCGTGCGCAGCAAGCTCCGCGCCATTCGGGAGTCGCTGGATATCCCGGCGGAGCCCATGTCGCCCCGGGAGCAGGAGCAGCGATTGCTGAAAATTCAAGCGGAACTGGCCAAGCTGTGGATGACCGATGTCATTCGCCCTTCGCGCCCGACGGTGCTGCAGGAGGTGCAGCGAGGGCTTTCGATCAGGCACGTGTTGTGGGAGACAACGCCCAGAATCTTCGACGAGTTAAGGCAAGCGCTCCGGAAGGTTTATCCCGATGTCGCATTTCGCCTGCGGCATTGCATCACCTTTGGTTCCTGGATCGGCGGCGATCGCGACGGTCATCCGGGCGTCACCACGGCGATCACAGAGCAGACCTTCACCTGGCTGCGTCTGGCGGCGATTGATTTGCATCAGGACAGCGCTCGCAAGTTAGCCCGTTCGCTCAGCCTGTCGAATCGACAAGCGAATCTGGGGGAAGAACTGCCGAAACGACTGCAGGAGGCGATCGCCCGCTGGCCTCAGCTGGAGTCGATCCTGGAGGAAGTCTCCCCCTACGAGATCCCGCGCTGCTGGCTGTCAGTGATCGATTGGCGCCTGGAGCAGACCAAGGCGTGCGACCTTAGCGATGCGGATACTCCGCTGGGCGCCTATGCTTCTGCGGCCGAACTTGCCGACGATGTGTCGGTGTTGCATGCGTCGTTATCTTCGCTGGCAAGCGGAGCGTTGCTCAGCAAGGATCTGGCGGATTGGCTCGACCGCATTGGCGTGTTCGGTTTTCATCTGGCGAAGCTCGACGTACGACAGCACTCCCAGCGTTTTGACGCGGTGATTCAGGAGGTCCAGAAACAGGCGGACGCCGGCCAGGCCGCGGCGGAAGAAAGCGAGTCCGATCGTTGTAAACGCCTGGTCGACGGCCTTGCAAATCCCCTGGCGATCGACTTCTCGTCGCTGTCGTCGGACTCCCAGGAAACGTGGGCGCTCTTTCGCTTGCTGCAGCGCGTACGGCGGAAGTACGGTCCCGACGCACTAGGCGGCATCGTGATTAGCATGGCCACCGCGCCCAGCGATGTGCTGGGCGTCCTCTGGCTGTGGCGGCAAACGTCGCCTTCCGACGACCGCGCTCTGCAGAACTGCCCGCCCATTATGCCGCTGTTCGAAACGATTAGCGACCTGAAGCAGGCGCCGGAAAGCCTGGAGGCGCTGCTCGGGATCGCAAGCTATCGCGAAATCCTGCGGGAACAGGGAGATCGTCAAACGATCATGCTCGGCTATTCCGACAGCACCAAGGACGGCGGCTATCTGTCCGCTTGCTGGTCGCTCTATCGGTGTCAGCAAAAGCTGTACGCCATCGCCGCCCAGGCCGGCGTGAAACTGACCTTCTTCCATGGACGCGGGGGCTCCCTGGGCCGGGGCGGCGGTCCGGCCGCTCGCAGCATTTTGTCGCTGCCATCCGCGACGTTTCACGGATCGCTGCGATTAACCGAACAGGGCGAAGTGCTGGCCGAACGGTACGATGAGCCGGCCATCGCGCATCGGCACCTGGAACAGGTCCTGTGGTCCTGCCTGCTGGCCGCCGGCTTGCCGCGTCCCGCCGTGTCGCCCGCCTGGCAAGACCTGCTCCAGTCGCTGGCGGATTCTTCCTTGACGGCCTACCGCGAATTCACTGGGTTGCCTGGCTTCGTCAGCTTCTTCCGCAAGGCGACGCCGATTGCACAAATCGAGCAGTTGCCGATCGGATCCCGGCCGTCGCGGCGCCAGGGCGGAATGGAAATACGCGACTTGAGAGCGATCCCCTGGGTTTTCTCCTGGACCCAGGCCCGCTGCCTCGTGCCTGCGTGGTATGGCCTGGGAAGCGCGATCGAGTCGGCGTGCGCCGATCCCGCACAGCTGGCCTTGTTACGCACCATGTACCAGGAATGGCCCTTCTTCCAGGCGACGATCGATAACGCGGAACTCGCCCTGTCCAAGAGCGACCTCGCCATCGCCCAGCTGTACGCCCAGTTGGCGCAGGACTCCAAGGCGCTGATCAGCATTGGCGATGCAATCGCCCAGGAATTCGCCGCCGCCAGGAGGGCCGTGCTGCTGGTCAACGGGCAAGAGCAGCTGCTGGACGGAACGCCCTGGCTGCAGGAGTCCATCCAGGCCCGCAACCGCTACATTGACCCGTTGAACCTGATCCAGATTGAGTTGCTGCGTCGCCGTCGCGACGACCAGAACGAGCGAACGCCCGAGAAGCAGGAGGAGCTGGATCATCTGCTAGCACTGACGATCAAAGGGCTGGCGGCCGGGATGCGCACCACCGGATAA
- a CDS encoding SMP-30/gluconolactonase/LRE family protein, with protein MKVLIVALVVILAASCLAWEPKAWGQDAKQGRISNSLVAEGAQLETLAEGFTFLEGPAVAQGGDLYFVDLRVNKILRWDWKTRKLTTLTNDSHGANGMQMDAQGRLIVCQGDLRRIVAMDSQTAEVLEVLADKYDGKRFNNPNDLWMDPQGGVYFTDPAYSRKKEDLEQDGRHVYYIPPDGKRVAKVADDFNTPNGIVGTPDGKTLYITDRRLGRTYRYSIQPDGSLADKRLFCKVGADGMTLDEQGNLYTTPQAKEIRIYNPDGEQLDPIPLPAAASNVCFAGEDGKSLFITTANALYAIPLKVTGQ; from the coding sequence ATGAAAGTGTTGATCGTCGCCCTCGTTGTGATCCTCGCGGCCTCGTGTCTGGCATGGGAGCCCAAAGCCTGGGGTCAGGACGCGAAGCAAGGGCGAATCTCAAACTCGCTCGTCGCCGAAGGCGCACAGCTGGAAACCCTCGCCGAAGGTTTTACCTTTCTTGAAGGCCCTGCGGTCGCGCAGGGCGGCGATTTGTACTTTGTCGATCTGCGAGTGAATAAGATCCTGCGCTGGGATTGGAAAACTCGCAAGCTAACCACGCTGACCAACGACTCCCACGGCGCCAACGGCATGCAAATGGACGCCCAAGGCCGACTCATCGTTTGCCAGGGGGATTTGCGAAGGATCGTCGCGATGGATAGCCAGACCGCGGAAGTTCTCGAAGTACTCGCCGACAAGTACGACGGCAAACGATTCAACAACCCCAACGATCTTTGGATGGATCCCCAGGGCGGCGTCTATTTCACTGACCCGGCCTACAGCCGCAAGAAGGAAGATCTCGAACAAGACGGTCGGCATGTCTACTACATCCCACCGGACGGGAAGCGTGTCGCGAAAGTCGCCGACGACTTCAACACGCCCAACGGCATCGTCGGCACGCCGGACGGAAAAACCCTGTACATCACCGACCGCCGGTTAGGCCGGACGTATCGCTATTCGATCCAGCCCGATGGGTCGCTGGCGGACAAACGTCTCTTCTGCAAAGTGGGCGCCGACGGCATGACGCTCGACGAGCAAGGCAACCTTTACACCACGCCACAAGCCAAAGAAATTCGCATCTATAATCCCGACGGCGAACAACTCGATCCGATTCCGCTGCCCGCGGCGGCATCTAACGTCTGCTTCGCCGGTGAAGACGGCAAGTCGTTGTTTATCACCACCGCCAATGCACTGTACGCAATCCCCCTGAAAGTCACAGGACAGTAA
- a CDS encoding SUMF1/EgtB/PvdO family nonheme iron enzyme has translation MKWKTSALLFLLLSLAGGARAEYRVALLIDNQQANDADEATAGPSLQALAQRLEKRGFVCQIAGNLDNENAIRDAIEGFASRTPTCSTALLVYRGQVAEGSSLQATDSRGKYSLDRVFQAFRDKGGCRQSLIFIDAGDAPDFDGELPAACQLTSGDTAVLLQNLDREADLVAALAEAGKTISRLPAPGTLTGQASTAISPPDRFRPGVRPGDEWVNDMGLVFCWCPPGEYQAGSPPGTPDRYADEEPRKVVLQEGFWISKYELARSQEVAQRRPGANALARLKLDPMTMINHDDAQTMLRNLTANERQADRLPADWQYALPTEEQWEYAARAGTTGRFYFGEELRQLPQHANFADKTYYDSNDIFSNAAHRTLDDGALKLAPVGSYQANPWGLHDMYGNVAEWCVNGAIRGGSWTSVPENCRSAYRDFYSSRNEQNFIGYRLVIQKKQPDEQNARK, from the coding sequence ATGAAGTGGAAAACCAGCGCCCTCCTGTTCCTGCTGCTGTCGCTCGCCGGCGGCGCCCGGGCCGAGTATCGCGTCGCCTTGCTGATCGATAACCAGCAGGCGAATGACGCCGACGAAGCGACAGCAGGGCCGAGCCTGCAGGCGTTGGCCCAGCGTCTGGAAAAAAGGGGCTTCGTCTGTCAAATCGCGGGGAACCTCGACAATGAAAATGCCATCCGCGATGCGATCGAAGGCTTCGCCAGCCGCACGCCGACCTGCTCCACGGCGCTTCTGGTTTACCGTGGCCAGGTGGCGGAGGGGTCCAGCCTGCAGGCGACGGATTCGCGTGGCAAGTACTCGCTTGACCGCGTGTTCCAGGCGTTCCGTGACAAGGGCGGCTGCCGTCAGTCGTTGATCTTTATCGACGCCGGCGACGCTCCCGATTTTGACGGCGAGCTTCCTGCGGCCTGCCAGTTGACCAGCGGCGACACGGCCGTGTTGCTGCAGAACCTGGATCGCGAGGCCGATCTGGTCGCCGCCCTGGCGGAGGCGGGTAAAACCATTTCCCGCTTGCCCGCACCCGGGACGCTGACAGGCCAGGCCTCGACAGCCATTAGTCCGCCCGATCGTTTCCGGCCCGGGGTGCGGCCCGGCGACGAATGGGTGAACGACATGGGCCTCGTTTTCTGCTGGTGTCCGCCCGGCGAATACCAGGCGGGCAGCCCGCCTGGAACTCCGGATAGATATGCCGACGAAGAGCCTCGGAAAGTGGTCCTCCAGGAAGGCTTCTGGATCTCCAAGTACGAACTGGCCCGCAGCCAGGAGGTCGCCCAGCGTCGCCCCGGCGCGAACGCTCTGGCCCGCCTGAAGCTGGATCCGATGACCATGATCAATCATGACGACGCGCAGACAATGCTCCGTAACCTGACGGCGAACGAACGCCAGGCCGACCGCTTGCCGGCCGACTGGCAATACGCCCTGCCGACAGAAGAACAATGGGAGTACGCCGCGCGGGCGGGCACGACAGGCCGGTTCTACTTTGGGGAAGAGCTGCGTCAACTGCCCCAGCACGCCAACTTTGCCGACAAGACGTACTACGACAGCAACGATATTTTCTCGAACGCGGCCCATCGCACGCTGGACGACGGCGCCCTGAAACTGGCGCCGGTCGGTTCGTACCAGGCCAACCCCTGGGGCTTGCATGACATGTATGGCAACGTGGCCGAGTGGTGCGTCAACGGCGCGATCCGCGGCGGCAGCTGGACCAGCGTGCCGGAAAACTGCCGCAGCGCCTATCGCGATTTTTACAGCAGCCGGAATGAACAGAACTTCATCGGCTACCGGCTGGTAATTCAAAAGAAGCAACCCGATGAACAAAACGCGAGAAAGTAG
- a CDS encoding DUF1552 domain-containing protein, whose product MFNRRTFDRRTLFRGATLGVGGLYLAPFIRQLDAAAINSQRPARVLFFVQGNGLYPAETQPQGIERERTPSILEDRPLADHRMALSLEPLQPYVNKMTMIHGLSGRIARGSHNMGFAALGCWPMGKKDYGETVDAGMARHLGGIYRHVGLGVSNNPMSMTYNVTSAGKGKALPTLLNPVLAHQQFFAAGAAGDARKEFDVDTSLLDFMADDVQRMKARLHGPEREKLDRYLEAFESMSGRQSQLAAMADRIADATPALSDKADYFGVSRTAPTGVFDRLEAQFEIAAGTMIAGLTNTVTVSAGAGPDRIGLDCMASEIGKGSGFIGSHGIGHGGSAAGLTAAECHALIRRKCLEKLAKFIATLESLPEGDGTMMDNTLIVYLSDSAEGHHPVCEEWPLILIGDLGGRLKLGNRYLRYPWYGKPGHRTLASLYLSLLQAVGDKRESFGIPDLAIADLDQSGPLAELIV is encoded by the coding sequence ATGTTCAATCGACGCACCTTTGATCGACGCACCCTGTTTCGCGGGGCCACGCTGGGGGTGGGCGGGCTTTACCTGGCCCCGTTTATTCGTCAACTCGACGCCGCGGCGATCAACAGCCAGCGTCCCGCCCGCGTGCTGTTCTTCGTGCAAGGCAATGGGCTGTATCCGGCTGAAACGCAGCCGCAAGGCATCGAGCGCGAGAGGACTCCTTCGATCCTGGAGGATCGCCCGCTGGCCGATCATCGCATGGCGCTGAGCCTGGAACCACTCCAGCCGTACGTCAACAAAATGACGATGATTCACGGCCTGTCCGGTCGCATCGCCCGCGGCAGCCACAACATGGGCTTCGCCGCTTTGGGCTGCTGGCCGATGGGAAAAAAGGATTACGGCGAAACGGTCGACGCCGGCATGGCCCGTCACCTGGGCGGCATCTACCGTCACGTGGGACTGGGCGTGTCGAACAATCCGATGTCGATGACCTACAATGTCACTTCCGCGGGTAAAGGGAAGGCGTTGCCGACCCTGCTCAATCCGGTGCTGGCCCACCAGCAGTTCTTCGCTGCCGGGGCGGCAGGCGACGCGCGGAAAGAGTTTGATGTCGACACCAGTCTGCTCGACTTCATGGCCGACGATGTGCAGCGGATGAAGGCGCGATTGCATGGCCCCGAACGCGAAAAGCTCGACCGCTATCTCGAAGCGTTCGAGTCGATGAGCGGCCGGCAAAGCCAACTGGCCGCCATGGCGGATCGCATTGCCGATGCGACGCCCGCGCTCAGCGACAAGGCCGATTATTTTGGCGTGAGCAGGACGGCTCCGACCGGCGTGTTCGATCGCCTGGAAGCGCAGTTTGAGATCGCCGCCGGGACGATGATCGCCGGCCTGACGAATACCGTCACCGTATCGGCCGGCGCCGGTCCCGACCGCATCGGGCTCGATTGCATGGCCAGCGAAATCGGCAAAGGCAGCGGCTTTATCGGCTCGCACGGCATCGGGCACGGGGGCAGCGCGGCCGGGCTAACGGCCGCTGAATGCCACGCGCTGATCCGCCGCAAGTGCCTGGAAAAGCTGGCGAAATTTATCGCCACCCTGGAATCCCTGCCCGAAGGGGACGGCACCATGATGGATAACACGCTGATCGTCTATCTGTCCGATTCCGCCGAAGGCCATCATCCCGTCTGCGAGGAATGGCCACTGATCCTGATCGGCGACCTCGGCGGACGGTTGAAGCTGGGCAACCGTTACTTGCGTTATCCGTGGTACGGCAAGCCGGGGCACCGCACGCTGGCCAGCTTGTACCTGTCGCTACTGCAGGCCGTCGGTGACAAACGAGAGAGCTTCGGGATTCCCGACCTGGCGATCGCCGACCTCGACCAGAGCGGCCCGCTGGCCGAGTTGATCGTTTAA